Proteins encoded together in one Cicer arietinum cultivar CDC Frontier isolate Library 1 chromosome 4, Cicar.CDCFrontier_v2.0, whole genome shotgun sequence window:
- the LOC101494892 gene encoding uncharacterized protein, whose translation MSKSSTSSFSKNVGSNSNRFYKCPVSQNKKNKQQLHQKKAESAKQDSRIGSLSEPISRSPGESEGSSSCESVKKAYFELEELWDYYKEWSAYGLEVPLTLFEDEAVMQYFVPSLSGIQLYVQHDHHQGFGKTDEESGDMPSKETTNKLVFQYFEFKRLFERQPLNDKVSTLAMEFPLLKKYRSCDILPCSWFSVAWYPIYRIPVGPSLKNSEASFITFHNLTTHFSSQNQPKLHEDEPLKIALPIFGLATYKVKRSILHLPKVSESQQMNSLVKGAEDWLKNLNIKMQHHDYMHFVNHV comes from the exons ATGTCAAAATCCAGTACTTCTTCTTTCTCAAAAAATGTTGGTTCTAATTCTAACCGGTTCTACAAGTGTCCGGTTTCacagaacaaaaaaaataagcAGCAGCTGCACCAGAAGAAGGCCGAATCCGCTAAACAGGACTCGCGTATCGGCTCTTTATCTGAACCGATATCTCGGAGTCCT GGTGAGAGTGAAGGAAGTAGCAGTTGTGAATCTGTGAAAAAAGCATACTTTGAGCTTGAAGAATTGTGGGATTATTATAAAGAATGGAGTGCTTATGGTTTGGAGGTTCCGCTTACTCTATTCGAAGATGAAGCTGTGATGCAGTACTTTGTTCCATCTTTATCTGGAATTCAGTTGTATGTTCAACATGATCATCATCAAGGCTTCGG GAAAACTGATGAGGAAAGTGGTGACATGCCTTCAAAGGAGACAACTAATAAGCTTGTCTTCCAATATTTTGAGTTCAAACGACTATTTGAACGCCAACCTCTTAATGATAAG GTTTCAACTCTTGCTATGGAATTTCCTCTTTTGAAAAAGTATAGGAGTTGTGACATTTTGCCATGCAGCTGGTTTTCAGTTGCTtg GTATCCAATTTACCGAATCCCCGTTGGACCATCGCTCAAAAATTCGGAAGCATCATTTATAACTTTTCATAATTTGACAACTCACTTTTCAA gccaaaatcaaccaaagttgcATGAAGATGAACCATTGAAAATAGCTCTTCCCATTTTTGGGCTTGCTACTTACAAGGTGAAACGCTCAATTCTGCATCTTCCTAAAGTATCTGAATCTCAACAAATGAACTCTCTAGTGAAGGGTGCTGAGGATTGGTTAAAGAATTTGAATATCAAGATGCAACACCATGATTACATGCACTTTGTTAATCATGTATAG